In Oreochromis niloticus isolate F11D_XX linkage group LG5, O_niloticus_UMD_NMBU, whole genome shotgun sequence, a single window of DNA contains:
- the LOC100691576 gene encoding N-acetyltransferase 8 isoform X1, whose translation MFKVTHITFLPHSDAISAAYFTFVMQLVIRRYRPADKDTVLTLFSNCILEHIRPCFYNAMTSRLYLTITPTLCVVGYLLGSVFGAVLFLAAWVGLIYYCCHEVYASVVRVRLRTDMQDIPGNFLSRPDDCFWVAEARVGARAQVVGMVAVVAKHSGTEKYGEMFRMIISPQYRRMGLGFRLTQTAVDFCKEQGFSKVVLQTTSTQMAAVVLYSKVGFNRVQSNVKGLAAHWIISLARVTIIRMEKYL comes from the exons atgttcaaagtcactcacattacctttcttccccattctgatgctatATCAGCAGCATATT TTACTTTCGTCATGCAGCTGGTGATCCGTCGGTACCGTCCTGCAGACAAGGACACAGTGCTCACCCTCTTCAGTAATTGCATCTTGGAGCATATCCGTCCATGTTTCTATAACGCCATGACCAGTCGCCTTTACCTCACCATCACCCCGActctgtgtgttgttggttATCTTCTTGGCTCTGTGTTTGGGGCTGTGCTGTTCCTAGCAGCTTGGGTAGGTCTCATTTACTACTGCTGTCATGAAGTATATGCCAGTGTCGTCAGGGTGAGACTTCGCACCGACATGCAGGACATCCCTGGGAATTTCCTCAGCAGACCTGATGACTGTTTCTGGGTGGCTGAGGCCAGAGTTGGAGCGAGAGCCCAGGTTGTTGGTATGGTGGCTGTGGTAGCTAAACACAGTGGGACAGAAAAGTATGGGGAAATGTTCAGAATGATCATTTCCCCACAGTATAGACGGATGGGCCTCGGCTTTAGGTTGACTCAGACCGCGGTTGACTTCTGTAAAGAACAGGGCTTCTCCAAGGTGGTGTTGCAGACTACCTCCACCCAAATGGCAGCCGTGGTTCTGTACAGCAAAGTGGGGTTTAACCGTGTCCAGTCTAATGTCAAAGGACTGGCAGCTCATTGGATCATTTCACTGGCCAGGGTCACAATTATAAGGATGGAAAAATACTTGTAA
- the LOC100691576 gene encoding N-acetyltransferase 8 isoform X2, with the protein MQLVIRRYRPADKDTVLTLFSNCILEHIRPCFYNAMTSRLYLTITPTLCVVGYLLGSVFGAVLFLAAWVGLIYYCCHEVYASVVRVRLRTDMQDIPGNFLSRPDDCFWVAEARVGARAQVVGMVAVVAKHSGTEKYGEMFRMIISPQYRRMGLGFRLTQTAVDFCKEQGFSKVVLQTTSTQMAAVVLYSKVGFNRVQSNVKGLAAHWIISLARVTIIRMEKYL; encoded by the coding sequence ATGCAGCTGGTGATCCGTCGGTACCGTCCTGCAGACAAGGACACAGTGCTCACCCTCTTCAGTAATTGCATCTTGGAGCATATCCGTCCATGTTTCTATAACGCCATGACCAGTCGCCTTTACCTCACCATCACCCCGActctgtgtgttgttggttATCTTCTTGGCTCTGTGTTTGGGGCTGTGCTGTTCCTAGCAGCTTGGGTAGGTCTCATTTACTACTGCTGTCATGAAGTATATGCCAGTGTCGTCAGGGTGAGACTTCGCACCGACATGCAGGACATCCCTGGGAATTTCCTCAGCAGACCTGATGACTGTTTCTGGGTGGCTGAGGCCAGAGTTGGAGCGAGAGCCCAGGTTGTTGGTATGGTGGCTGTGGTAGCTAAACACAGTGGGACAGAAAAGTATGGGGAAATGTTCAGAATGATCATTTCCCCACAGTATAGACGGATGGGCCTCGGCTTTAGGTTGACTCAGACCGCGGTTGACTTCTGTAAAGAACAGGGCTTCTCCAAGGTGGTGTTGCAGACTACCTCCACCCAAATGGCAGCCGTGGTTCTGTACAGCAAAGTGGGGTTTAACCGTGTCCAGTCTAATGTCAAAGGACTGGCAGCTCATTGGATCATTTCACTGGCCAGGGTCACAATTATAAGGATGGAAAAATACTTGTAA